From a single Eleginops maclovinus isolate JMC-PN-2008 ecotype Puerto Natales chromosome 20, JC_Emac_rtc_rv5, whole genome shotgun sequence genomic region:
- the trib3 gene encoding tribbles homolog 3 has product MSMGVTAASSQRCLKRLLDEPQDNSPKWKAARLDPTPPANGLSQCFRPRSPSPKPHQSQSPSRVGSYILFERCEGEKTYRAEHAHTKQQYTCQVLPLRGYQGRLAAYSRIGDHDNICSLQDVVIGEDSVYVFLPRHHGDMHAYVRSRKHVGEEEAGHLFAQMLSAVTHCHQHGVVLTDLKLRRFVFTDKYRTRVALLGLDDCVLLQGNHVDDSLTDRHGCPAYVSPELLTNRRKSYSGRAADTWSLGVSLYTMLIGRYPFQDTQPAALFAKIRHGAFSLPDWLSPRAKCLIGCMLRKSPAERLTASELLMHPWLNNPRTPHHKTQKTHHSSHKTPQAKQEDDDQVVPTWTEKH; this is encoded by the exons ATGAGCATGGGCGTGACTGCAGCCAGTTCTCAGCGCTGTCTGAAGAGACTGTTGGATGAGCCCCAGGACAATTCACCGAAATGGAAAGCAGCTCGTCTGGATCCGACCCCTCCGGCCAACGGACTCTCGCAGTGCTTCAGGCCCAGAAGCCCCTCGCCCAAGCCCCACCAGAGCCAATCGCCATCCAGAGTCGGATCCTACATCCTGTTTGAACGCTGCGAGGGCGAGAAAACTTACCGGGCCGAGCACGCGCACACAAAACAGCAATACACCTGCCAG GTGCTTCCTCTGCGTGGTTACCAGGGACGGTTGGCTGCTTACTCCCGCATAGGTGACCATGACAACATCTGCAGCCTGCAGGACGTAGTGATTGGCGAGGACAGCGTGTACGTCTTTCTTCCCCGTCACCACGGTGACATGCACGCGTACGTGCGAAGCAGGAAGCATGTCGGCGAGGAGGAGGCGGGGCATCTGTTCGCTCAGATGCTGAGCGCCGTGACGCACTGTCACCAGCACGGCGTTGTCCTGACAGACCTGAAGCTCCGCAGGTTCGTCTTCACCGACAAATACAG GACACGTGTTGCTCTTCTCGGCCTCGATGACTGCGTCCTCCTCCAGGGGAACCATGTTGATGACTCTCTGACGGACAGACACGGCTGCCCCGCCTACGTCAGCCCCGAGCTACTGACCAATAGGCGCAAGTCTTATTCCGGCCGCGCCGCAGACACCTGGAGCCTGGGCGTGTCTCTGTACACCATGCTGATTGGACGATACCCATTTCAGGACACACAACCTGCCGCGCTGTTTGCTAAGATCCGCCACGGGGCCTTCAGCCTGCCTGATTGGCTCTCACCCCGAGCAAAGTGTCTGATTGGCTGCATGCTGAGGAAGTCGCCCGCAGAGAGACTGACGGCGTCGGAGCTGCTGATGCACCCGTGGCTGAACAATCCGCGCACACCACATCACAAAACGCAAAAGACTCATCACAGCTCACACAAAACACCACAGGCTAAACAAGAGGACGATGACCAGGTGGTCCCAACATGGACGGAAAAACACTAA